The Oleidesulfovibrio alaskensis DSM 16109 nucleotide sequence ACGACCGTCAGTATGGCAAACCCCAGCGAGGCAAGCAGGTCATTCACTTTCTGACTGGCTGTTTCGCCGTAGTTGCGGGTGACGCGCAGCCCTATGCCGTCGGGCAGAATGTCATGCTGCAGACTGCTAGCTTCGCGGATGACGTTTTCCGCCACTGAGACGGCATTGGTACCCTTTTTTTTGGCAACGGCCAGTGTAACTGCAGGCAATGAGCCGTGCGGCATGCCTTCTTCCTGTGCGGTACGGTCGGAAAAGCCTATGCGCGTGTAGCTCACAGGTTCTGCCGGGCCGTCGTGCACGGTGGCCACATCGCGCAGATATACAGGTCTGTCCGCGTCTGTGCCCACCACCAGCCCGCGTACTTCCCGCGCGCTGCGCAGAAACGAGTCGGCGGTGATGGTGAGGGTGCGGTTGTTTTTGTCCAGCGTCCCCGCGGTGACAGAAGAGTCAGCACCGGAAAGTGCCGTGACAACATCCTGCGCGGAAACAGAAAACCCCGTGAGCCGTTCGGGGTCGGGATACACATGCACGCGGCGGGGTTCGCCACCGGTGATGGTGACTGATGAAACATCTTCAACGGCCGCAATTCTGTTCAGCATTTCTTCGGCCATGCGCCGCAGCGTATGGCTGTCGGCAGCACCGGCCTGTTCCGGATACAATGTCAGGCTGACGATGGGCACATCGTCGATTTCCACAGGGCGTACGGCCCAGCCGGTGACGATGCCCGGTGCCATGTCTTTGTTTTTGGTAATGGTGTTGTGCAGTTTGATGAGTGAGTCTTCGCGGTTTTCACCCACATAGAAGCGTACCGTGGCCATGGCGCTGTCACGGCGCGATATGGAATAGACATGCTCGACTCCGTCTATCTGCCAGAGCAGCCGTTCCAGCGGGGTGGCCACCAGTTTTTCCACTTCTGCCGCAGATGCGCCGGGCACCTGCACCAGTATGTCCGCCATGGGCACGATGATTTGCGGCTCTTCTTCTCTGGGCGTGAGCAGCAGCGCGGCCATGCCCAGCCCGAGACCGAAAATGAGCAGCAGCAGAGCGTTTTTGCCGGTGACAAATGTGCGGACAATGGCGGGGATTATTCCTGCCGGTGCGGCGTCATGCTGCGGCATGGCTGTCTCCTGCGGCTGCTTCCTGCGGTGTGCGTTCCGGCGGGGTCCGTGCCCCGCCTGCGGGCAGCACAAGAGTCTCGCCGCCTGAAAGACCCGAGAGTATTTCCACCTGCTGGCCGAAATGTCTGCCCGTTTTCACATGCACGGTGTACGGGATGCCTTCATCTGACAGGATGCTCACTGTTTCGAGCTGCCCCACACGGTGCACCGCCGCAGCAGGCACAAGAACGGCAGGCTGCGCATCAAGGGGAATGAGCAGCGTGCCGTACATGCCGGGGTACAGTCCGGGGGCGGGCGGCAACCCCACCTTGACCAGAAAGGTTCGTGTGCGCGGGTCTGCCGAGGGCACCACCTCCTCCACCACGCCGTCCAGCGTGTCTGTGCCCAGCGCAGAAATGTTCACCTGCAGACGCACTCCGGGGCGCACGCGTCCTATAAGTCCTTCACGGACCTGTGCTTCCAGCCGCAGTGCTCCGCCTGCCTGTACCACCAGCAGAGGTTTGCCGGGAAAAGCCAGATCGCCGGCTTCGGCCTCACGCCGGACTATCTCGCCGTCCTCCAGCGCGGTGATGGTGGCATAACCAAGAGCTATTTCAGCTTCTTCCAGTCTTTTCTGCGCCTGCTGCACGGCAGATTCCGCCCCGCTCAGACCTCCGCGCGCACTGCCCAGAGCAGCTTCCGCCTGCAGATAATCCGCTTCCGCCTGATCAAGTTCGCGCTGGGCAACAGCTCTTTCGGAAAACAGCGCCTTGATGCGTCTGTACTGGTTGCGGGCTTTATCAAAGGCGGCTCTGGCTTCGGCCACGGACTGACGCGCCTGCCCCAGTGCTGCCCTGCT carries:
- a CDS encoding efflux RND transporter periplasmic adaptor subunit, which gives rise to MRTRTLLTAAAGIAVLAVIFMWSANMLNTQRISPEDTFSSPRLPAGNSTVNTITAAAVPVTDTAEATGTVRPRTETRVEAQVTAKILRMAVTTGDVVKKGDVLVELDARELVSRRDQAGQALISSRAALGQARQSVAEARAAFDKARNQYRRIKALFSERAVAQRELDQAEADYLQAEAALGSARGGLSGAESAVQQAQKRLEEAEIALGYATITALEDGEIVRREAEAGDLAFPGKPLLVVQAGGALRLEAQVREGLIGRVRPGVRLQVNISALGTDTLDGVVEEVVPSADPRTRTFLVKVGLPPAPGLYPGMYGTLLIPLDAQPAVLVPAAAVHRVGQLETVSILSDEGIPYTVHVKTGRHFGQQVEILSGLSGGETLVLPAGGARTPPERTPQEAAAGDSHAAA